Sequence from the Brevundimonas sp. SGAir0440 genome:
ACGACGGCCAGACCGGCGAGCAGTTCAAGCGTCCGGTCACGGTCGGCTACATCTACATGCTGAAGCTGCACCACCTGGTCGACGACAAGATCCACGCCCGCTCCATCGGCCCGTACTCGCTGGTCACCCAGCAGCCGCTGGGCGGCAAGGCGCAGTTCGGCGGTCAGCGCTTCGGGGAAATGGAGGTCTGGGCTCTGGAAGCTTACGGCGCCGCCTACACCCTGCAGGAGATGCTGACGGTGAAGTCCGACGACGTGGCCGGCCGGACCAAGGTCTACGAGGCCATCGTCCGTGGCGACGACAGCTTCGAGGCCGGCATTCCCGAGAGCTTCAACGTGCTCATCAAGGAAATGCGTTCGCTGGGTCTGAACGTGGAGCTGGGGAATTCGTGAGGCGTGACGCGTGAGTCGGGACCGGGCCGATGCTCGTCACGACTCACGATTCACTCATCACGGCGCCGTTCCCCCTCTGAAAAGATTTGACGCAGCCTTGGGCTGCAGAAGGAAACCAAGATGAACCAGGAAGTCCTGAACATCTTCAACCCGGTCCCGGTCACCCCGACCTTCGACCAGATCAAGATCGCCCTGGCCTCGCCCGAGAAGATCCGTTCGTGGTCGTTCGGCGAGATCAAGAAGCCGGAAACCATCAACTACCGCACGTTCAAGCCCGAGCGTGACGGCCTGTTCTGCGCGCGTATCTTTGGCCCGACCAAGGACTACGAATGCCTGTGCGGCAAGTACAAGCGCATGAAGTACAAGGGCATCATCTGCGAGAAGTGCGGCGTCGAAGTCACCCTGGCCCGCGTTCGCCGCGAGCGCATGGGTCACATCGACCTGGCCGCGCCGGTCGCTCACATCTGGTTCCTGAAGTCGCTGCCCAGCCGCATCTCGCTGATGCTGGACATGGCGCTGAAGGACGTCGAGCGCGTCCTGTACTTCGAGAACTACATCGTCACCGAGCCGGGGCTGACCCCGCTGAAGCAGAACCAGCTGCTGACGGAAGACGAGTTCTATCGCTACCAGGAAGAGTTCGGCGATGACGGCTTCACCGCCGAAATCGGCGCCGAGGCCGTCCGCAACCTGCTGATGGGCATCGACCTGAACGCGGAAGCCGAAAAGCACCGCGCCGAGCTGGCCGACAATCCCTCGGAAATGAAGGCCAAGAAGGCGTCCAAGCGCCTGAAGCTGATCGAGGCCTTCCTGGAATCGGGCAACAAGCCCGAGTGGATGATCCTGACGATCGTGCCGGTCATTCCGCCGGAACTGCGTCCGCTGGTGCCGCTGGACGGCGGTCGTTTTGCGACCTCCGACCTGAACGACCTGTATCGCCGCGTCATCAACCGCAACAACCGCCTGAAGCGCCTTATGGAGCTGCGCGCGCCGGATATCATCATCCGTAACGAAAAGCGGATGCTGCAGGAGTCGGTCGACGCCCTGTTCGACAACGGCCGTCGCGGTCGCGTGATCACCGGCGCCAACAAGCGTCCGCTGAAGTCGCTGGCCGACATGCTGAAGGGCAAGCAGGGTCGCTTCCGTCAGAACCTGCTGGGCAAGCGCGTCGACTATTCGGGCCGTTCGGTCATCACCGTGGGTCCGGAACTGAAGCTGCACGAGTGCGGCCTGCCCAAGAAGATGGCGCTGGAGCTGTTCAAGCCGTTCATCTATGCGCGTCTGGACGCCAAGGGCCTGTCGGGCACTGTCAAGCAATCCAAGCGCATGGTCGAGCGCGAGCAGCCCGCCGTTTGGGACATCCTGGACGAGGTCATCCGCGAGCACCCGGTTCTGCTGAACCGCGCGCCGACGCTTCACCGTCTGGGCATCCAGGCGTTCGAGCCCAAGCTGATCGAGGGCAAGGCCATCCGCCTGCACCCGCTGGTCTGCACCGCCTTCAACGCCGACTTCGACGGCGACCAGATGGCCGTTCACGTCCCGCTGAGCCTCGAGGCCCAGCTGGAAGCGCGCGTCCTGATGATGTCGACCAACAACATCCTGTCGCCCGCCAACGGCAAGCCGATCATCGTGCCGTCGCAGGACATCGTCTTGGGCCTGTACTATCTGTCGCTGGTCAAGGACGGCGAGCCGGGCGAAGGCAAGCTGTTCGCCAACATCGGCGAGATCGATGCGGCGCTGGACGCCAAGGTCGTCACCTTGCACACGCGCATTAAGGCGCGCTGGACGGAACAGGACGCCGAAGGCAAGGAGGTGACCAAGGTCATCGACACCACGCCGGGTCGCATGAAGCTGGCCGCCCTGCTGCCGCGTAACCCGAACGTCGGCTATCGCCTGCTCGAGAAGAACCTGACCAAGAAGGAAATCGGCAATCTGATCGACGTGGTCTATCGCCACTGCGGTCAGAAGGCGACGGTCATCTTCGCCGACCAGATGATGGGCCTGGGCTTCCGCGAAGCCGCCAAGGCCGGCATTTCGTTCGGCAAGGACGACATCGTGATCCCGGCCAAGAAGGTCGAGCTGGTCGCCGAGACCCGCACCCAGGTCGAGGAGTACGAGCAACAGTACGCCGACGGCCTGATCACGCGCGGCGAGAAGTACAACAAGGTGGTCGACGCCTGGTCCAAGGCGACGGACCGGATCGCCGACGCCATGATGGGCGAGATCGCGCAACCGCGCGTGCTGATCGAGGGTGAAAACCCCGACATCAACTCGGTCTTCATGATGGCCAACTCCGGCGCTCGGGGTTCGCAGGCGCAGATGAAGCAACTGGGCGGCATGCGCGGCCTGATGGCCAAGCCGTCCGGCGAGATCATCGAGACGCCGATCACCTCGAACTTCAAGGAAGGCCTGACCGTCCTTGAATACTTCAACTCCACCCACGGCGCCCGTAAGGGTCTGGCCGACACCGCGCTGAAGACCGCCAACTCGGGTTATCTGACCCGTCGTCTGGTGGACGTGGCGCAGGATTCCATCGTCACCGAGCAGGATTGCGGCTCGACGCGCGGCATCACCCTGCGTGCGGTGATGGAAGGCGGCGACGTGCTGGTCTCGCTGGGTCAGCGCATCCTGGGTCGCTATGCGGCCGAGGACATCAAGGAGCCAGGCACAGACACCGTCCTGTTCCCCGCCGACACCTATCTGGTGGAAGAAATCGCCGAGGCCGTCGAGGCTGCGGGCGTCCAGTCGGTCAAGGTCCGTTCGGCCCTGACCTGCGAGGCGGACGCCGGCATCTGCGCCCACTGCTACGGCCGTGACCTGGCGCGCGGCACCAACGTCAACATCGGCGAAGCGGTCGGCGTCATCGCCGCCCAGTCGATCGGCGAGCCGGGCACTCAGCTGACGATGCGGACCTTCCACATCGGCGGTACGGCCCAGGTGGCGGAAACCTCCTTCATGGAGGCGACCAACGCCGGTACGGCCAAGGTCACCGGCCCGACCGTCGTCGCGGCCCACGGCGACCTGGTGGCCATGAGCCGTAACGTCATCGTGACCGTGGTCGTGGACGGCAAGGACCGCGAGACGCACAAGGCTCCTTACGGCGCCCGCATCCGCGTCAAGGACGGCGACGAGGTCAAGAAGAACCAACGCCTGGCGGAGTGGGACCCCTACACCACCCCGATCCTGACGGAAGTCGGCGGCGTCGTGCGCTTCGAGGACCTGGTCGAAGGCCTGTCGGTCATGGAAGAAACCGACGAAGCGACGGGCATCGCCCAGCGCGTCGTCAGCGACTGGCGCGCCAGCCCGCGTGGTTCGGACCTGCGTCCGGCCATGGGCGTCACCCTGGGCGACGCCTACGCCAAGCTGTCGTCCGGTTCGGACGCCCGCTATCTGCTGCCCGTGGGCGCGGTTCTGTCCGTGTCGAACGGCGATGAGGTCAAGCCGGGCGAGATCATCGCCCGCGTTCCGACCGAAGGCGCCAAGACCCGCGACATCACCGGCGGTCTGCCGCGCGTCGCCGAACTGTTCGAAGCGCGCCGTCCGAAGGACTGCGCGGTCATCGCCGAGATGGATGGTCGCGTCGAATTCGGTCGCGACTACAAGAACAAGCGTCGCATCAAGATCACGCCCGAGCCCAACGCCGACGGCGTGCAGGGCGAACCGGTCGAGTTCCTGATCCCGAAGGGCAAGCACATCTCCGTCCACGACGGCGATCTGATCCAGAAGGGCGACTACATCATCGACGGCAACCCGGATCCGCACGATCTGCTGCGCATCCAGGGCGTCGAGGCGCTGGCCGAGTATCTGGTGAACGAAGTGCAGGAGGTCTATCGACTGCAGGGCGTGCCGATCAACGACAAGCACATCGAAGTCATCGTGCGTCAGATGCTGCAGAAGGTGGAAGTGCTGGATTCGGGTGAAACCACCCTGATCCGCGGCGACACCGTCGAAGTCGCCGAAGCCGTTCTAGAAAACGCCAAGGTCGAGAAGCGCGGCGGCCGTCTGGCCACCACCCAGCCCGTCCTGCTGGGCATCACCAAGGCGTCGCTGCAAACCCGCAGCTTCATCTCGGCGGCGTCCTTCCAGGAGACCACCCGCGTCCTCACCGACGCCTCGGTCCATGGCAAGAAGGACATGCTGGAAGGCCTGAAGGAAAACGTCATCGTCGGCCGCCTGATCCCGGCCGGCACCGGCGCCTACCTGCGCAGCCTGCAGAAGATCGCCAACGCGCGTGATGCGGAACTGACCTCGGCCCTGGAAGAGGCGATCGAGCCGCTGCCGGCCGATCTGCAACTGGAGCTGGAGAGCAGCGAGAGCTGATCTTCCGCTTCCCTAGCGAAGACCTGAAGAGGGCGGCGCCGGCGACGGCGCCGCCCTTTTCCTGTGACTTGACGCGTGCCCGGATTGCGGTGTGCTAAGTCAGGGTTGTGTGGAGGGTCGCCATGACGAAAGCCGACAAGGTGCTGTGGGGCCTAACGGCTGTGATGCTGTCGCTCCTAGTCGTCGTGGAAGCCAAGACGATGATGATCAACCTCGGCGCGGCCATGCACGACGCCTATTGCCAGGATCACTAAGGGTCAGTCTTCCCTACCTCCGATTTGAAGTCCTCCGACGCTTGCAGAAAAACCCTGGCGGCGGCGTTCGCCTCGATTGATCGTCGTCTCCGCGCCTTGACGCATGTCAACGCCGGGGACGTCAGGCAATAGGGCGCCGGCGCAGCCCGTGCCGAAGTTAGAGCCGACGCAGTCCGCCGGACCCACCACGCCGACACCGCCGGACAGAGGACGACGTCGCGCCTCCCATTCGGCCAGACGCCGTGCGCCCTCGCGCGCAAAGGCGGCGTCGCGCTCGGGGTTGCCCGTGCCGGTGATCGGGGCGGCGTTCATGCCGCGTCGCATGGCGTCCTCGCGGCAATGGGCGCGCTCGGCGGCGTTGAGCTGTTGCGGCGTGGTGCAGCCGATCAGGCCCTGACGCAGGACGCGGGACATGGCCCCGGCGCGGTCGTTCGGATTGACCGTCCAGGCATCCGGCGGCGCGGGCGCGCCCTGAGGGGTGGGCGCGGCGATCCGCGGACGGATCGGAGACGGGCGGACATCCTGCGGCGTCTGTTGAAGGGAAGGGGGCGTTTGAACCGTCGGGCGCGCGTTCCGCGCTGCGGCCGCCACGTCGTTGATTGCGCGCGCCTGGACCGGCGTTCTAGGCCGCTCGTCGGGCAGCAGGGGGCGGGGCGTGATGTCGACGTAGATCGGCGGCTGTTCGGGCGCGACGAGGTCTCCCTCTATGCCTAGGGCCGTGAACGACAGGATGGCGATCAGCGCGGTGTTGATCGCCACCGACGCCGTCGCCAAACCCGCTTTTCGCCAGTCGAGGCGTCGGTCGGGTCGCGTCACCTGTGCAAACGCCAATGCGTCGTCCCCCTTGCTCCAATGCAAGCTGTGCTAGAAGCATGGCCGCTTTCGGGCAGAAGGCGAACCGACGACAAGGGAAGCAACGCCTGGTTTCTGCTCTGAAGATGAGCGTCGCCTTGACCTTCGCGCCCATCGCGCGTAGAAGCCGCCCACTTTCGAGGCGTGACCGGTTCGCCGGTCACTGAGATCGTGACAATCTAACGGACGGGCTGTGCCCGCCGGAACGCCCAAAGCGCGCGTTCCGGTTTTTCTGTTTGGGTGGTCGCGCGATCAGTCTCGATGACACCCGGGCGAGGGGATGGTCCCCCGTTCACAAGAAGGCGAGAGGCGCTTCGGTCGAAAGACACACGCCTCCATCAGAAGTCGAGACGAGTTTCGAATGCCTACGATCAACCAGCTGATCCGCAAGCCGCGCAAGCCCAAGCCCACCCGCAACAAGGTGCCGGCTCTGGAGGGTTCGCCCCAGCGTCGCGGCGTCTGCACCCGCGTTTACACCACGACCCCGAAGAAGCCGAACTCGGCTCTGCGTAAGGTCGCCAAGGTCCGTCTGGCCAAGAACGGCTACGAAGCCGTGTGCTACATCCCCGGCGAAGGCCACAACCTGCAAGAACACTCGGTTGTTCTGATCCGCGGCGGCCGCGTGAAGGACTTGCCCGGCGTTCGCTACCACATCCTGCGCGGCGTTCTGGATACCCAAGGCGTCAAGGACCGCAAGCAGCGTCGTTCGCACTACGGCGCCAAGCGTCCGAAGTAAGCCATTCTTCTCCGGGCCGTCGCGCCCGGAGGCCTTTTCGAGATCATCCCGGCGCTGGTCGGGCACTGCAAGGAATACCCCATGTCGCGTCGTCACCGCGCCCAGAAACGTGAAGTTCTGCCGGATCCCAAGTTCGGGGACCTGGTCGTCACCAAGTTCATGAACTACGTCATGTACGAAGGTAAGAAGGCCGTCGCCGAGAACATCGTGTACGGCGCCTTCGATATCCTGGCCGAGAAGAAGAAGGACCAGGAGCCGGTCGCGACCTTCCACGCCGCTCTGGAAAATGTCTCTCCGTCGGTCGAAGTGCGCTCGCGTCGCGTCGGCGGCGCCACCTATCAGGTGCCCGTCGAAGTCCGTCCGGACCGCCGCCGCGCCCTGGCTATCCGCTGGCTGGTGAACGCTGCGCGCAAGCGTGGCGAGAACACCATGACTGAAAAGCTGGCCGCCGAACTGCTGGACGCTTCGAACAACCGCGGCACCGCGGTCAAGAAGCGCGAAGACACCCACAAGATGGCCGAAGCCAACCGCGCCTTCAGCCACTATCGCTGGTAATGCCTTCAAAGCGTCATCTGCGCTGACTATCTAAGGGTTTCCGGTGCGGGCGGTTTGAGCTAAATCGCCCGCACTCGCTTATCCGAACACCGACATCCTTCCGTGGGCGCCCTTAAGCGTCCTGAAAACTTTCAAGGCACGTTTCCATGGCACGTACGCACGCGCTCCAGGACTACCGCAACTTCGGCATCATGGCCCACATCGACGCGGGTAAGACGACGACGACCGAGCGGATCCTGTATTACACCGGCAAATCCCACAAGATCGGCGAAGTCCACGACGGCGCCGCCACCATGGACTGGATGGACCAGGAGCAGGAGCGCGGCATCACCATCACGTCCGCCGCGACGACCGCCTTCTGGCAGAACAAGCGTCTGAACATCATCGACACCCCAGGCCACGTGGACTTCACCATCGAAGTCGAGCGTTCCTTGCGCGTCCTCGACGGCGCCGTGACGGTGCTGGACGGCAACGCCGGCGTCGAGCCGCAGACCGAAACCGTCTGGCGCCAGGCTGACAAGTACAAGGTTCCGCGCATCGTCTTCGTCAACAAGATGGACAAGATCGGCGCCGACTTCGACGCCTCGGTCGAGTCGATCCGCGACCGCCTGGGCGCCAAGGCCGTGCCGATCCAGTTCCCGATCGGCGCCGAATCGTCGCTGTCGGGTCTGGTCGACCTGGTCCGCATGACCGGCGTGGTCTGGGACAACGACGGCCTGGGCGCTTCCTACAAGGACGTGCCGATCCCCGACGACCTGATGGAAAAGGCGGTCGCCGCGCGTCAGTACCTGATCGACAACGCCGTCGAGCTGGACGACGAGGCGATGGAAGCCTACCTCGAAGGCAACGAGCCCGACGAAGCCACCATCAAGAAGTGCATCCGTAAGGCCGTTCTTACCGGCGCCTTCTATCCGATCCTGTGCGGCTCGGCCTTCAAGAACAAGGGCGTGCAGACGCTGCTGGACGCCGTCGTCGACTATCTGCCGTCGCCGCTGGACATCCCGCCGACCCCGGGCATCGACTTCAAGACCGAAGAGCCCGTCGTGCGTAAGGCCTCGGACGAAGAGCCCCTGTCGGTCCTGGCCTTCAAGATCATGGACGACCCCTTCGTCGGCTCGCTGACCTTCTGCCGCCTGTATTCGGGCAAGATGGAAACGGGCATGAGCCTGCTGAACTCCAGCCGCGACAAGAAAGAGCGCGTCGGCCGGATGCTGCAGATGCACTCCAACAACCGTGAAGACGTCAAGGAAGCCTACGCCGGCGACATCGTCGCCCTGGCCGGCCTGAAGGAAACCCGCACGGGCGACACCCTGTGCGACCCGATCAAGTCGCCCGTCATCCTGGAGAAGATGGAATTCCCGGCGCCGGTCATCGAGATCTCGGTCGAGCCCAAGACCAAGGGCGACCAGGAGAAGCTCGGCGTCGCCCTGGCCAAGCTGGCCTCGGAAGATCCCTCCTTCACCGTCTCGACCGACCACGAGTCGGGCCAGACGATCCTGAAGGGCATGGGCGAGCTGCACCTGGACATCAAGATCGACATCCTGAAGCGCACCTATAAGGTCGAGGCGAACATCGGCGCGCCGCAGGTCGCCTATCGTGAATCGCTGGGCCGCAAGGTCGACATCGACTACACGCACAAGAAGCAGACCGGCGGTACGGGCCAGTTCGCCCGCGTCATGATCACCTTCGAACCCGGCGAGCCGGGCTCGGGCTTCGTGTTCGAGAACTCGATCGTC
This genomic interval carries:
- the rpsL gene encoding 30S ribosomal protein S12, which produces MPTINQLIRKPRKPKPTRNKVPALEGSPQRRGVCTRVYTTTPKKPNSALRKVAKVRLAKNGYEAVCYIPGEGHNLQEHSVVLIRGGRVKDLPGVRYHILRGVLDTQGVKDRKQRRSHYGAKRPK
- the rpoC gene encoding DNA-directed RNA polymerase subunit beta'; protein product: MNQEVLNIFNPVPVTPTFDQIKIALASPEKIRSWSFGEIKKPETINYRTFKPERDGLFCARIFGPTKDYECLCGKYKRMKYKGIICEKCGVEVTLARVRRERMGHIDLAAPVAHIWFLKSLPSRISLMLDMALKDVERVLYFENYIVTEPGLTPLKQNQLLTEDEFYRYQEEFGDDGFTAEIGAEAVRNLLMGIDLNAEAEKHRAELADNPSEMKAKKASKRLKLIEAFLESGNKPEWMILTIVPVIPPELRPLVPLDGGRFATSDLNDLYRRVINRNNRLKRLMELRAPDIIIRNEKRMLQESVDALFDNGRRGRVITGANKRPLKSLADMLKGKQGRFRQNLLGKRVDYSGRSVITVGPELKLHECGLPKKMALELFKPFIYARLDAKGLSGTVKQSKRMVEREQPAVWDILDEVIREHPVLLNRAPTLHRLGIQAFEPKLIEGKAIRLHPLVCTAFNADFDGDQMAVHVPLSLEAQLEARVLMMSTNNILSPANGKPIIVPSQDIVLGLYYLSLVKDGEPGEGKLFANIGEIDAALDAKVVTLHTRIKARWTEQDAEGKEVTKVIDTTPGRMKLAALLPRNPNVGYRLLEKNLTKKEIGNLIDVVYRHCGQKATVIFADQMMGLGFREAAKAGISFGKDDIVIPAKKVELVAETRTQVEEYEQQYADGLITRGEKYNKVVDAWSKATDRIADAMMGEIAQPRVLIEGENPDINSVFMMANSGARGSQAQMKQLGGMRGLMAKPSGEIIETPITSNFKEGLTVLEYFNSTHGARKGLADTALKTANSGYLTRRLVDVAQDSIVTEQDCGSTRGITLRAVMEGGDVLVSLGQRILGRYAAEDIKEPGTDTVLFPADTYLVEEIAEAVEAAGVQSVKVRSALTCEADAGICAHCYGRDLARGTNVNIGEAVGVIAAQSIGEPGTQLTMRTFHIGGTAQVAETSFMEATNAGTAKVTGPTVVAAHGDLVAMSRNVIVTVVVDGKDRETHKAPYGARIRVKDGDEVKKNQRLAEWDPYTTPILTEVGGVVRFEDLVEGLSVMEETDEATGIAQRVVSDWRASPRGSDLRPAMGVTLGDAYAKLSSGSDARYLLPVGAVLSVSNGDEVKPGEIIARVPTEGAKTRDITGGLPRVAELFEARRPKDCAVIAEMDGRVEFGRDYKNKRRIKITPEPNADGVQGEPVEFLIPKGKHISVHDGDLIQKGDYIIDGNPDPHDLLRIQGVEALAEYLVNEVQEVYRLQGVPINDKHIEVIVRQMLQKVEVLDSGETTLIRGDTVEVAEAVLENAKVEKRGGRLATTQPVLLGITKASLQTRSFISAASFQETTRVLTDASVHGKKDMLEGLKENVIVGRLIPAGTGAYLRSLQKIANARDAELTSALEEAIEPLPADLQLELESSES
- the rpsG gene encoding 30S ribosomal protein S7 encodes the protein MSRRHRAQKREVLPDPKFGDLVVTKFMNYVMYEGKKAVAENIVYGAFDILAEKKKDQEPVATFHAALENVSPSVEVRSRRVGGATYQVPVEVRPDRRRALAIRWLVNAARKRGENTMTEKLAAELLDASNNRGTAVKKREDTHKMAEANRAFSHYRW
- the fusA gene encoding elongation factor G, which encodes MARTHALQDYRNFGIMAHIDAGKTTTTERILYYTGKSHKIGEVHDGAATMDWMDQEQERGITITSAATTAFWQNKRLNIIDTPGHVDFTIEVERSLRVLDGAVTVLDGNAGVEPQTETVWRQADKYKVPRIVFVNKMDKIGADFDASVESIRDRLGAKAVPIQFPIGAESSLSGLVDLVRMTGVVWDNDGLGASYKDVPIPDDLMEKAVAARQYLIDNAVELDDEAMEAYLEGNEPDEATIKKCIRKAVLTGAFYPILCGSAFKNKGVQTLLDAVVDYLPSPLDIPPTPGIDFKTEEPVVRKASDEEPLSVLAFKIMDDPFVGSLTFCRLYSGKMETGMSLLNSSRDKKERVGRMLQMHSNNREDVKEAYAGDIVALAGLKETRTGDTLCDPIKSPVILEKMEFPAPVIEISVEPKTKGDQEKLGVALAKLASEDPSFTVSTDHESGQTILKGMGELHLDIKIDILKRTYKVEANIGAPQVAYRESLGRKVDIDYTHKKQTGGTGQFARVMITFEPGEPGSGFVFENSIVGGAVPKEYIPGVEKGLNSAKDNGLLAGFPLIDFKATLTDGKFHDVDSSVLAFEIAARAAFRELKEKGSPKLLEPIMAVEVVTPEEYLGSVIGDLNGRRGMIQGQDMRGNATVVNAFVPLANMFGYVNTLRGMSQGRAQFTMQYDHYEPVPQHVADEVIKKYA